A genomic region of Miscanthus floridulus cultivar M001 chromosome 3, ASM1932011v1, whole genome shotgun sequence contains the following coding sequences:
- the LOC136542961 gene encoding disease resistance protein PIK6-NP-like codes for MKALHVLRRVSLGKDSKVAQEVGELEELEELDLSIDINKAIDEEVLKELALSISKMHSLRWLYIGQHGSSDDGVKILNFLHHLPTPPRLLQTLSIIGDIANGLPSWIGSLTYLVSFTVLLTTLTNVELFGVLCMLPNLKTLGMDWHCYTGDELAACTSHKFPVLRDLMLGGCLPKVIRFEEESMEMLEIIELSFDGKHVAERSIVGIEHLTNLKKVMLDCPGDYPALVYTVLEQMKAENDRRSRSNQFDIAVRYW; via the coding sequence ATGAAGGCTCTACATGTGCTGCGTAGGGTATCTCTTGGGAAGGACTCTAAAGTTGCCCAAGAGGTAGGTGAACTTGAGGAACTAGAAGAGTTAGACTTATCCATCGACATCAACAAGGCCATTGATGAGGAGGttctcaaagaacttgctctGTCCATAAGTAAGATGCACTCCCTGCGGTGGCTCTATATCGGACAACATGGAagtagtgatgatggtgttaagATACTAAACTTTCTCCATCACCTACCAACACCACCACGACTCCTCCAAACCCTTTCGATCATAGGTGACATTGCCAATGGATTGCCCAGCTGGATCGGGTCACTCACATATCTTGTTAGTTTTACTGTGCTACTTACAACACTTACTAATGTTGAGCTCTTTGGCGTCCTGTGTATGCTGCCCAACCTGAAGACATTGGGCATGGATTGGCACTGCTATACGGGTGATGAGCTGGCTGCATGCACCAGCCACAAATTTCCGGTGCTCAGGGACCTGATGCTCGGAGGTTGTCTACCCAAAGTTATTCGGTTTGAGGAAGAATCGATGGAAATGCTTGAGATTATTGAACTTAGCTTTGACGGCAAACACGTGGCGGAGAGGAGCATCGTTGGCATTGAACACTTGACCAACCTGAAAAAGGTTATGCTCGACTGTCCAGGTGACTATCCTGCACTAGTCTACACAGTACTTGAGCAGATGAAGGCTGAGAATGATAGGCGCTCGAGGTCCAACCAATTCGATATTGCAGTTAGATATTGGTGA
- the LOC136542962 gene encoding disease resistance protein Pik-2-like gives MEGAQTLLSNAGQLLSSEYQQLSGVGGQVVELRDELDAINALLIMQSEAEDGAVDRFLQVCMRQLGEVAYDAEDCIDLYTLRIRSRPTDGVRAWLGRLLGTLPSRRRLACEIRALRARTLAISERQARFGVNRDALRRSPPLLPAPMTVSAPANDADRRHRLVGIAEKADKLAARLKAPVGDEGERKAVFSIVGFGGLGKTTLAMEVCRRLEAEFPWQGMVSVSQAFEPSRDLKVLLTNLLRQVVKPETADDRGIKEEAALGAIDDLDDNGLAKRLEELLVDKRYLIVIDDVWSVGAWEAIQSKLPENNKGSRIILTTRIETVANACSPASFSGLCIHKMEPLKLEDSKKLFVSRVFGSMDVAYPNEFEDVMSDILKKCGGLPLAIISIASVLVGYKSPGVKDKWDRVCKSLGSQMEIHPNLEGMKHIVTLSYNHLPHELKGCMMYFSIFPEDYVICKRRLLNRWMAEGLVHQKRGLTMWEVAESYLDELLSRNMIEEAGHSGGYAWTEQTYRVHDMLLEVMVSKSLEANFLSLHGGQYKGMLYDKIRRLSIHADVESVDSVAKRNVEGRRGEDNLNIQHVRSLSMFQLHGQHKLLKTLSNIVLLRVLDLEGCEGVTNKHVRYACNLYLLRFLSLRGTNISKVPKQIGNLELLQTLDLAYTLLTELPETITKLEKLEDIRFSNKDNLWETYWTMP, from the exons ATGGAGGGCGCCCAAACCTTGCTGAGCAACGCCGGGCAGCTGCTGAGTTCAGAGTACCAGCAGCTCAGTGGCGTCGGCGGCCAAGTTGTTGAGCTGCGGGACGAGCTAGACGCCATCAATGCTCTCCTCATCATGCAGTCCGAGGCAGAGGATGGGGCCGTGGACCGCTTCCTGCAGGTGTGCATGAGGCAGCTGGGCGAGGTTGCCTACGACGCGGAGGACTGCATCGACCTTTACACCCTGCGCATCAGGTCCCGGCCCACCGACGGCGTGCGCGCCTGGCTGGGACGCCTGCTCGGGACGCTCCCGTCTCGCCGCCGCCTCGCCTGTGAGATCAGAGCCCTTCGCGCCCGCACCCTCGCCATCAGCGAGCGCCAGGCGCGGTTCGGCGTCAACCGTGACGCGCTGCGCCGCTCCCCTCCACTGCTACCCGCCCCCATGACAGTGTCCGCTCCAGCTAACGACGCCGACCGCCGCCACCGACTGGTCGGCATCGCGGAGAAGGCTGATAAACTGGCTGCACGGCTGAAGGCGCCGGTTGGCGACGAGGGTGAACGCAAGGCCGTTTTCTCCATCGTGGGGTTCGGCGGCCTTGGCAAGACGACGCTGGCCATGGAGGTGTGCCGGCGGCTAGAAGCGGAGTTCCCGTGGCAGGGGATGGTGTCCGTGTCTCAGGCGTTCGAGCCGAGCAGGGACCTCAAGGTGTTGCTCACGAACCTTCTTCGGCAGGTCGTGAAGCCCGAAACAGCTGACGACAGGGGCATCAAGGAAGAGGCTGCCCTGGGTGCAATCGACGACCTGGATGACAACGGGCTAGCCAAAAGACTGGAGGAGCTTCTCGTGGACAAAAG GTACCTCATAGTGATTGACGATGTTTGGAGTGTGGGAGCATGGGAGGCAATCCAATCCAAGCTACCAGAGAACAACAAGGGCAGTAGAATCATCTTGACCACTCGAATAGAAACAGTGGCCAATGCATGCAGTCCTGCTAGTTTTAGTGGCCTTTGCATTCATAAAATGGAACCCCTTAAGCTTGAAGATTCCAAGAAGTTGTTCGTCAGTAGAGTGTTTGGCTCCATGGATGTCGCTTACCCAAATGAGTTTGAAGATGTAATGAGCGACATCTTGAAAAAATGCGGTGGGCTGCCATTGGCCATTATCAGCATTGCTAGTGTTTTGGTAGGGTACAAATCACCAGGAGTCAAAGATAAGTGGGATAGAGTCTGCAAATCACTTGGTTCTCAAATGGAGATCCACCCTAACCTTGAGGGGATGAAGCATATAGTCACACTTAGCTACAATCACCTCCCACATGAGCTCAAGGGTTGCATGATGTACTTTAGCATTTTTCCAGAGGACTATGTGATCTGCAAGCGCCGACTATTGAATAGATGGATGGCCGAAGGATTGGTTCATCAAAAGCGGGGGTTGACTATGTGGGAGGTTGCAGAGTCTTACTTGGACGAACTCTTGAGTAGGAACATGATTGAAGAAGCAGGCCATTCGGGTGGTTATGCCTGGACAGAGCAAACATACAGGGTGCATGACATGCTTCTTGAGGTCATGGTGTCCAAGTCCTTGGAAGCTAACTTTCTTAGCCTGCATGGAGGGCAGTATAAGGGGATGTTGTATGACAAGATCCGTCGCCTCTCCATCCATGCTGACGTGGAAAGTGTAGATTCTGTAGCAAAGAGAAATGTTGAAGGCCGCCGAGGCGAGGATAATTTGAACATACAACATGTTCGATCACTAAGCATGTTCCAGCTCCATGGGCAACACAAGCTCCTAAAAACGCTAAGCAACATCGTCCTCTTGAGGGTGCTTGACCTAGAAGGCTGTGAGGGAGTAACAAACAAGCATGTAAGGTACGCCTGCAATCTGTACCTACTTAGGTTCCTAAGCTTGAGGGGCACAAACATAAGCAAGGTGCCTAAGCAGATCGGGAATCTAGAGCTTTTACAGACGCTTGATCTAGCTTACACACTTCTTACTGAGCTGCCAGAAACAATCACAAAGCTGGAGAAACTCGAGGACATACGGTTCTCCAACAAGGATAATCTTTGGGAAACTTATTGGACTATGCCCTGA